One Manihot esculenta cultivar AM560-2 chromosome 6, M.esculenta_v8, whole genome shotgun sequence DNA segment encodes these proteins:
- the LOC110617634 gene encoding KRR1 small subunit processome component homolog: MAAENGDMEVKESTKKQKHKGKHDKPKPWDEDPNIDHWKIEKFDASWNEGGMLEVSSFSTLFPTYREKYLQEVWPMVKSALKEYGIACELNLVEGSMTVSTTRKTRDPYIIVKARDLIKLLSRSVPAPQAIRILNDEMQCDIIKIGNLVRNKERFVKRRQHLVGPNSSTLKALEILTGCYILVQGNTVAAMGSFKGLKQVRRIVEDCIQNKMHPVYHIKILMMKKELEKDPALKNENWDRFLPKFKKKNVKQKKVKSKEKKPYTPFPPPQPPSKVDMQLETGEYFWSNQKKQAKKWQEKQEKQAEKTAENKRKREAAFIPPEEPKEQNAGTSEVKSNDVAAMAISIKKKSKDLGKKKAYENINAEEYIAASGELPMKKKAKRV; the protein is encoded by the exons ATGGCGGCTGAGAATGGAGATATGGAAGTGAAGGAATCGACGAAGAAGCAGAAGCACAAGGGAAAGCATGACAAGCCGAAGCCGTGGGACGAGGACCCAAACATCGACCATTGGAAGATTGAAAAATTCGATGCCTCTTGGAATGAAGGCGGCATGCTCGAAGTCAGTTCATTCTCCACTCTTTTCCCTACATACAGAG AAAAATACTTGCAAGAAGTATGGCCAATGGTGAAATCTGCTTTGAAGGAATATGGCATTGCATGTGAGTTGAACCTG GTTGAGGGATCAATGACTGTTTCAACTACTAGAAAAACTAGGGACCCCTATATCATTGTCAAAGCGAGGGATCTCATTAAGCTTTTATCAAGAAGTGTTCCTGCACCTCAG GCAATCAGAATTCTGAATGATGAAATGCAGTGCGACATCATCAAGATTGGGAATTTGGTCCGCAATAAG GAGCGATTTGTTAAACGACGACAGCATCTTGTGGGTCCAAACTCTTCAACTTTGAAG GCCCTTGAGATTTTGACAGGCTGCTACATCTTAGTTCAG GGTAACACTGTTGCTGCTATGGGCTCATTCAAAGGTCTGAAACAAGTTAGAAGGATTGTGGAAGACTGCATTCAGAATAAAATGCATCCTGTGTACCATATCAAG ATTCTCATGATGAAGAAAGAACTTGAAAAGGATCCAGCACTTAAAAATGAGAACTGGGACAGGTTTCTTCCCAAGTTTAAGAA GAAAAATGTCAAACAAAAGAAGGTTAAGAGCAAAGAAAAGAAACCATATACACCATTCCCTCCTCCTCAACCACCTAGCAAG GTTGATATGCAACTTGAGACAGGAGAATACTTTTGGAGCAACCAGAAGAAACAAGCAAAGAAGTGGCAAGAGAAACAGGAGAAGCAAGCAGAAAAAACAGCTGAAAACAAACGAAAACGAGAAGCAGCATTTATTCCTCCCGAG GAGCCCAAAGAGCAGAATGCTGGTACATCTGAGGTTAAAAGTAATGATGTGGCTGCCATGGCCATCTCAATAAAG AAAAAATCTAAGGACTTGGGGAAGAAAAAGGCTTATGAGAATATCAATGCAGAAGAATATATTGCTGCATCAGGAGAGTTGCCTatgaaaaagaaagcaaagCGTGTTTAG